A single region of the Eriocheir sinensis breed Jianghai 21 chromosome 53, ASM2467909v1, whole genome shotgun sequence genome encodes:
- the LOC126983124 gene encoding uncharacterized protein LOC126983124, which produces LSPYKYDSQSLYDILTSLSPPQRLVVALVGVLACIGSVTPTEPPQGPWESLTPSVSTPPKAKPQRGEVALTPEEEFLVNNIPFKLPFKMDKKQTAVAMKLMKEAVKPIIKSKTLQETVSYVDDLLHFLVDDVETQMYMTLFLDFMQDVYEGKEREQVDKIVRSFIYGSSDEATARTIGDVWSRYMSEPMHNYLFTPMSSYFREAVNIFNERIDMWMGNARKSYDAEPHTQSSYVSWGNNFNSIARSLSQWTRQARQGINMAAHYLESQDKDHAQSHVSAQ; this is translated from the exons ctctccccttataAATACGATAGTCAGTCTCTGTACGATATCttaacctccctctcccccccgcaGAGGCTGGTCGTGGCTTTGGTGGGCGTGTTGGCCTGCATCGGCTCCGTCACCCCAACGGAACCGCCCCAGGGACCATGGGAGTCTCTTACCCCCTCCGTCAGCACCCCCCCAAAGGCCAAGCCCCAGAGAGGCGAGGTGGCGCTGACCCCTGAGGAGGAGTTCCTGGTCAACAACATCCCCTTCAAGCTCCCCTTCAAGATGGACAAGAAGCAGACGGCGGTGGCGATGAAGCTGATGAAGGAAGCCGTGAAGCCCATCATCAAGAGCAAGACCCTCCAGGAGACCGTTTCCTACGTCGAcgacctcctccacttcctcgtcgACGACGTTGAGACCCAAATGTACATGACGCTCTTCCTCGACTTCATGCAAGACGTCTACGAGGGCAAGGAGCGCGAGCAGGTCGACAAGATTGTGAGGAGCTTCATCTACGGCAGCAGCGACGAG GCCACAGCGCGTACAATCGGCGATGTGTGGAGCCGTTACATGTCCGAGCCCATGCACAACTACCTCTTCACCCCCATGAGTAGCTACTTCAGAGAGGCCGTCAACATCTTCAACGAGAGGATTGACATGTGGATGGGCAACGCACGGAAGTCCTACGACGCCGAGCCCCACACCCAGTCCTCCTATGTCag cTGGGGCAACAATTTCAACAGCATCGCCCGCAGCCTCTCCCAGTGGACCAGACAAGCGCGCCAGGGCATCAACATGGCCGCCCACTATCTCGAGAGCCAGGACAAGGACCACGCCCAGAGCCATGTATCAGCTCAG TAA